TTGGTTTGCAGGAAAGGTTCAACGAATTCTGGAaattcctttttaaaaaaatttcattgcaggacttGGCAACTGGGATGTAAAATAATATCAGTACACACTTTtgtgagaaaaaaatttcaatttattagaaataaaatgaaTAACAGGAGCCTAAAAAACACAAATAGTGTTTTTTTGAGGCTTGGAAAGAGATTCCGAAGAGCAGCGGTGTTTTCGAGCCGAGATGCCGGTAGCTATTGAGGAGCAGCTTGCTGGCGGCGGACAGGTTACCAGTAGCCGGAGTAGCCGTAGGGGTAGCTGTAGCCGTAGTCGGCGGCGGAGTAGCCCAGGCCATGTCCGTAGCCAAGGCCGGAGTAGCCCAGACCGGAGTAGCCCAGGCCGGAGTAGCCGACGGCGGGGATGGCGCCGTAGCCCAGACCGGAGTATCCCAGGCCGGAGTAGCCCAGGCCGGAGTAGCCCAGGCCGGAGTAGCCCAGGCCGGACACGTACCTCTTGTCCTTCTTCGCCTCCTCGGCCGATGCCAGAGCCACCAGCACGGCGAGGACGATGCAAGCCTGCAACAACAGCACCTGGTCACGAGGCATTCGGGTCTACTGTACTTCCACCAAATATTGCAGTAGGCAGGgtgtgaagccttttttttttatccttcagCCATACTGGTTGGAcatccaaaacattggctgaagctTAGTGTTTGGATTGTGGGAACTGTTTTCAATgacgtttttttttatcaaattaactttttttaaagtttattttaatcttATTCGTACTTACTAACCATCGCCAGGCGTTATCAAGCACCacttccaaattatttttttttggggcggAACAAAATGGTTGATGGCGAGGTCAAATACGTATTGACTTCAGCTACAACAGAGCACGACGTCTCCTGACTTCTCCTGACTCCATGGTAGTAGGACGTGATGCCCAGTGATCCTGGTGGCATGGGCTGTAGCTACCTAGCGTGGTCAACAATGTTGTTagttcaatatatatattttttagtttttatttcacttttacTGCTATTTAATGCTTATATAGGGACACCAAATCTTTTATTATcgtgatgaaaataaaaaaaaatctttagatcTTTGAGTCTTACTTTCTTCAAGGTTTATGTTGGTTCAGATTTTATTTCTCGGAACGTCATTCCTTAACACAACATATGATAGTAATGACTACAGATATAACAGTCTTCGGGGACTTACTTAAAGGCAAATACAAAATGTccgtattatatttaatttattttttatttttatattgagtTAGTCTTCTAATATATTTTCGTATTTGAAATGTTTTCTATGTGTACGTGTATAGTACACACCCATAATGTTACTTTTTAATTAAAGGTGTCAAGTTCAGCCCTACAGTAAACAATTTATATATTAGTTTGCTGTTTTCAAAGCTGAGTAACGGTGTTACGGTACACATGTAGTATGCGAGTTTATATTAGCTTTGCATATAAAGTAAGACTGTGATGAAAACTTTTGGTTTCCAGCGCACGAATACACATATTCGGTAAGTATGAAGctaataaataaatgctttgaTTTTTTTCATGAAGGAAACGTGCATGCAGTTAGAGATATTACCTGTTAGCtctcaaaatattttaacaatgattcgataattgttttataaaaaatgcTGTGCTCCAAGATAAACATTTGTTCGCTCTGCTATGCAAAGACAGTTATgttgaattaataaaaaataaaataaagaaactgAACTGAATGATAGAAACAATGAAATACcgcaaaaaaattagttaaacttCACTAAACattagttaaacaaaaaaaatgtctaaaatatTCCTGATTATTTAAAAGATTTAGGAAATTTATGGATTTGGGATTAGTTTTCAATTTAGAAAGTAAGTGGAGTTTCTGCTCCTGTACAACCCGGCAGAGCCAATTACCTGAATCAGCCTTGAGCTTTATAAAGCGTGGTTGTTCTCTCTCctaaatatttagatttttttgtatTCCACGTTccaaaactttaaatatttaccaATGCAAGACACTGTGACATTTTAAATTACAGTTTCTCTATTCGATGTCCCCAGCATGAATGTTGGGTTTACTAGTTGCTGCGAGTGTTAGAAAAACATGCTAATGCCGCGAAGCCTTGAGTTTCGGAACCCGCTTTCACGTTGAAAGTTTCTAGGTCTGGGCATTTACTCGCACAAGCACTCAAATTCATACACCCACGAGTATTTGACGATGGCAAATCTGGGCAAGCGTTTGAAATTAGTGTCAGGCGAACGAGAAGTTCGAACCAATGACAGCCTCTAGTAAATGTTAGAGGACGAAATGCTCCAAACTAGGAATTCCCCAGGAGCGAAGCGAGAGATAACTCACCAGGACCTTCATGTTGTCTGTTGAGGGAGGTTCAGAACTCGACTCCAAAAGGCTCGAGGAAAACTCGTTGGAACGAATGATGCGGGCCTAGACACGCGGCCGGGCTTATATACTCGTGCTACTTCCCGGTGGGGCATagtccccccccccaaaccccccaCCCGAAGTACcgcttcaacccccccccccccacacattcCAGTCTCACGCCGCAGACCCCCGTCAAGAATGTGGGCTCCAGCCCTCACACGTCTGGCTAAGGACACCCTGGGGCTATGCCCCCCCCCCTTGCAGGCCGTTCCAAGCTGTCCAAGGTCGAGACCCGGGTGACTGTTGGAGGACGTCATCTGGTCTTCTCGCGGTTATCTCGTCACACACTTGTCTGCGGGCGCGATGCCTTTCCAGCCAAGTTTTCTCCTGTCTCGGACGCCCTCAACTGCCAATTCCATATTCCCGACATTTTGCTCATTCCACGTTATTTATTACGGTCTTTGGAGTACTCTTACAATGGCTGACTTAATATCTCGAGCAAACGCCACTGttggttcggtttttttttgtcacagaaaaaaaaaacacacacaacaaagATGAAGCCTATACCGTGTTTTCGTCCGTGCTGTCAGCGTTGTTTCGTCCATATCATTGTTCggtttcatcgctgggtttcgTCAGTAATTTGCTGAGTTGTCTGGTGCTGTATCTTTTGTGTTCGTGTGTGTTGTCCCGTGGAATCGTTGCACTGAATTATCTGTGCTGCCCAGGGCGTGGATGATTGTTCTTCGGGTGTTGATGTGTATATCTTTGTTGTCCATTCCTGAGAGTATTTATCACGACACCAAGTGTAAGCCAGAATTGGGGAAAGTCGAGGAAATCATTTCAAGCCAGTGTTGCCCACGCGCGAATCACTGAAACAAgccatgggtagagaccggaaaaaatcgcgggttcaatgaccttcaggatagactcaaatatccactacgcactcgggcaaatgccaactgttcattggctgcttacttgtgagtcgtctcgattgtgtgggcctgtgattcgccgcttctatgagtgatgggtctctaatttgctcccagtcctccagattaacaatgaaccaatggcggaagcagcactaaggtataattatttgaattttggcatcacacgaaatgaattcgcgaatttttgaGGTCTCTGGCCACGGGAGGAGTCTCCCACGCCCAGCAGGGATGGCGCTAGAGGCGACCCTCGCACGCGTGGGCCGCGCACTCTCGCCCCTACGCGCCGGGGCGGCGTGGCACCTGACATTTGGCGCTCGGCGTGTGTCGGACACGTGTCCGTGCTGGGCGGGTTGGGCAAGCCAGTTGCGTGGCGCGCACCTGTGCGTCGCCGCGGCGGGAAGAAAGCTGGACTCCGCCCACCCCGCTGGGACCGCGGCTATTACCCGCCCATGCCTCTAGACGTGACGTGTTGCGACACGCGCCATAAACCCTCCCCGCGCGACCCGGCCGTGGTCCGGAGAACCTGAAACAATGCCGACGGACCTCCATTCATCACGAGCATGAGGTCCAATGGTCTGAGGGCGGGACCCCCCTGGCACTCTGATTGAAATCAGAGGAAATTAAGGCGACTGTTCGCCGCTGTGGGTAATATATACTCTGCACTGCAGACCCTGACAAATAACACGAACACTCGCATAACATAGCTCACGTCGACGTAATGGAAACcaataaatctttaaaatatgaattgaaAAAGTTCTGTAATTTAATTCATGAGATACAGAAGGATACTTTATCTTAGGTTACGATTCAAGTCATTCAATAAAGAGAGGGgttaaaaattttcttacaaaataTCGGTTTTGCTTTAGAGTTAAGGCGTGTCATAGAACTTCAGCTAACATGATTTAAATGTCACACTGAAGATGCTGGCTGCAAAGAGCAGCGAAACAGCGACTCCGGTCCAAGGGCCAAAAATACAGGAACAGCGTCCCAggtacacttaaaaatatttattaaacctTTTGAAAGTGTGCACACAATCAGATTTTGTTTACAACACGAGTGAAGAGTGACGAAACAAGCTATTGCGTCAACAGCCACATCTCAAGAGCGCCATCAACTTGACTCACAGAACAAAGTGTTAACATTTTAGCATTGTTCCCCTCGCCATCCATATCGGgtggaaataatttgtttttaaattatcacGCTATTACGCTTTCATCACGCCACTTTCACCATCGTTGACACATATTTAAACTAAAAGTGGTAGTCGTTTTCATACGGAACTAAATACATTTTTCCATGAAAATGAGGTGAATATATTTGTGCAAGTGTGAGAGATGGAACCAGTTTGGAGCTGTGAGCTACAAGGAAGAACTCGCATTAATATTCAGTTCGGGACCAAAATCCTCGAAGATTTAACGGAAGTTTGAACACTACAAAATGGTTGTAGGACAAAATTTTACTACCCATAACATTTACAGACTTTTAATACTGTGACATTTATCCGATGAGTTGTTTGTTATAAAACTGTTCCTGCCATGCATGTAACTGTTGTAAATACATACTGTTCTGTAGCTGTGCCTAAACATTATTTACCGATACCTCGTGAACTATCACAGTATTTCTCAGTTGCACGAACTCTGCTTATTCTTGTCAATGTAACTTGGGTGTGAATGGCAGGCTTGGAGTTGCTCTGCACACATTGGAACATGACAACGTGGGACCACAATCTGAAGCTACGGAATGAGCAGTGAGTGCTCTGTGGGCAAGCTCTGAGCAATAGGGCTTACTCCGCAGGCACTGGTAAAGATTCACAGTTAATTCACGGATCTTTCAAAGAATAACTAtcttgaaataaacgaagagttattcgtaatctcagataacagtaccttcgtagaaactacgcctgaTTCCAACTTTCGAGTGAAGTGTCTCGTTGTGAACAAGGTAAACACAAGCGTGGAAGAATAAAATTAggtttttgtttgatgtaatcttttggacatacgccattgctaagcacatgtatgtctgtagaagaaaactacaaaaaaacaaaaagacagaaacacaaactaagcaaaaaattgctgttgtcaacaagatataaacaccacataatattccataacaggaatatggttaacaaacaaagaaaaacaaagaaaaatggactaagagaaaaAAACCCAAAAATGATGacagaacaaaaatattgaacccaaaaaaaaattcagcacaacagttgaaacgtgacaaaaacacaacaaaacgaaaagacgaaacaagcacaatagttttctaaaacagaaacaagcgacgtttcgcaCATGTGTTTTCATACCATGTGCATCTCTGCCTTAAGACGGGAACAGataacagttcccgaaacgtcgcttgtttctattttgtaaaactattgtgtttgtttcgtattttcgttttgtcgtgtttttgtctcgtttcaactgttgtgctgaattttttgggttcaatatttttgtgctgtcatcatttgtggtttttttctttctcttctgttttggaaaactaatgtgtttgtttcgtattttcgttttgtcgcgtttttgtctcgtttcaactattGTGCTGATTTTttattgggttcaatatttttgttctgtCATCATTTTCGGggatttttttcgttctcttagtccatttttctttgtttttctttgtttgttgaccatatttctgttattgaatattatgtggtgtttatatcgtGTTGACAAGAGCAAATGTTtgtttagtttgtgtttttgtgtttttgttttttgtagttttcttctacagacatacatgtgcttagcaatggcgtatgtccaaaagcttccATCAAGCCATGCActcacattgcacaaatctttcaaagataataggttTTTACTGTATATTCAACAAGATTTTGAATGGTTTGTTAGTAAAATAAGATTATTGTTGTTGATATATTTCCAAATTAAGTTGAAGCAGTACCTTTAATTTTCCAAGAtaaacagtaaatttacgaagaccccTGGGTAATTTGTGAGCACACTCGTAACGAGACCTAACGAAAATAGCGATGGATTAACAATCAGGATCTCGCTTGCCTCATAACACTCGCACCACTCAGGTACTCGTGGATCTAAGATTTGGAATTACATAGAAATGACATCTATAATTATTAGTAAGCAGAGTTTTAAGAGTTTCATAAATGCAGGCAAATATTAAATGTACCGCTTATTGCTGATAAACAGGATCagatattttttcttcattcttacAGATTGTGTATTGCTGTGTACgaaaattgaaaatcatttaagtcatttaaaattt
Above is a genomic segment from Bacillus rossius redtenbacheri isolate Brsri chromosome 7, Brsri_v3, whole genome shotgun sequence containing:
- the LOC134534493 gene encoding cuticle protein 6.4-like, coding for MKVLACIVLAVLVALASAEEAKKDKRYVSGLGYSGLGYSGLGYSGLGYSGLGYGAIPAVGYSGLGYSGLGYSGLGYGHGLGYSAADYGYSYPYGYSGYW